The genomic region CTCCTTCTTTATCGCCAAACAATCCCAACCAAGCAACTACACCTCTTTCTTTAACCGCTGAGTAAAAAGAAGTGCGTTGAACGTCATGCCAGCGAAAAGGTAAAGCTCCTTCTGGGGTTAAAACTGCATCTACCCCACGATCGGCTAAAGTTTGGTAGCCAGTCGTATAACCTTCGATCGCCTTCCGAAAGCCTTCAGGATAAAGTTTGATTTTATTGGGGACGTTACCCTGGACGATCCCCACTTGAATTGCTGTATCTGGAGTTTGAGCTAGGGGAAGGCTGTACAAGCTATAGCCCAAAAGGTGAACTAGAAGGCAAAAGGTAGGAGGCAGAAGGCACAAGACAAGAGATCTTTTCCGATTTCCCTGTACGGGCGCACTACCGTTCGCCCCTACCGACTCCCTACTCCCGAATACTACCATCCAAGCTTCGGCAAATAATCCATTCACAGCCACGATCGCAGCTGTAACCGCCATCGGTCCAGAAAGTTGTCCGAGATGGAGAATGGGTAGGTTGTGAGGGCTTTGGGTGTAGGAAAGCGAAGACCACCACAAGGGTCCGGCACTCCACAAGCTTTCTAAGCCGCACCAAAGGGTAACACCGAGGAGGAGGCGGACAAGGTTAATGGGAATTTTGTCACGCAAAGACGCAAAGGCGCTAAGTATCTTTGATGATTTTGCGTTGGGAAATAAGGATTTTAAGGTGCGTATTTTCCAGTTGAGGAGCGTTTTTATGCTAATGCTCCAGGTGGCTACGAGGGCGGCTCCCCAGAGGGTGATGAAGATCCAGCAGAAAAGGGCGATCGCCAGACTACTCAACCACGGTACACCCATCCAAGTCATCGGATGAATGCCCGTAATCCAAAATAAAGCGACACCGTGATAGCCAATGCCCCAAAGGAGGGAGTCGGGAATCGCTCGTCGGGAGTCGGGAGATTTAGCTACTAATACCCATAAGGGAGCAAGGGCAATCCAGGCGAGATACCAGGCTCCTACAGGGGCAACGGTAAGCCCCATCAAGATACCACTAGCAAGAGCAATAAGGAGCGAAAAACGAGAGTTGAGATTCCCTTCACTCCTCACTCCTCGCTCCTCGCTCCTCTTAACACGCAGCCGCTTCATCGCTGACATCAGATGGAACCAAAGCTACAGCCGCGATCGCATCGTCTTCGTCCAAGCGTTGTACTCTTACGCCTGTCGCACTGCGAGATTGACGGGGGATGGCATCGGTGGATTGACGAATGATAATGCCGCGAGTCGTGATTAACATCAATTCATCGCCTGCATTCACCACCATCAAGGCTGCTAGTTTGTCTTTAAATTTGCGATTTTGCTTGAATTTCGTCGCAATTTTGCCTTTGGTGGCGCGATTGTACAACTTGAATTGGGAGACGGGAACGCGCTTGCCATAGCCTGCCATTGTCACGATTAAAACCCAAGGACCCTCGCCAGCATTCGCTATTTCGCCATTTTCCTCGGTTTCGGTTTCGACGATTTCGGTTTCTTCGACTTCGGCTTCAGCGGGATCGGCTTCTTCCATCTGCGAAGCAGCGAGTACGGCACTGGCAATGATATCCATGCCGATTAGTTCGTCTCCCTCTCGCAGTTTCATGGCTTTTACGCCACGAGTGGCTCTACCCAAAGGACGCAATTGTTCGTGGCTGGTTCTAAAGTGAATTGCCATGCCGAAGCGAGAACCAATGATAATGCTATCTTCGACTCGCGCCCTACGCACCCAACGCAATTGATCGCCCTCTTCTAAGGAGATTGCAATCAGTCCGTTTGCCCGAATATTGGTGAAAGCTGCGAGTTCGGTTTTCTTGATGTAACCGCCTTTAGTTAGCATCACCAAATATTCATCGCTGCTAAATTCGCTGACTGGAACGATGGAAGTAATCCTTTCTTCTTTGGGGATCGGTAGCATTTGCACGATTGGCACGCCCCGACTGGTACGCGATCCCACTGGAATTTGATAGGCTTTGAGGGAGTAGACCACACCGCGATCGCTGAAGAATAAAACGCTGTCGTGGTCGCAGCAGGTGAGGAAGTGATCGACACCATCATCCTCTTTCATTCGCGTCCCCGATTTACCCCGCGTTGCCCGACTTTGAGCTTCAAAGGTATCTAAGGGCATCCGCTTGATGTAGCCTTGTTCCGTCAACAGAATTACTGCTTTTTCGTTGGCGATTAAGTCAATCGCATCGAATTCCCCTTCAGCAGGTTCGATTTCCGTGCGGCGAGGGGTGGCGTGGGCTTGTTTGATTTGGGTGATTTCAGTTTCGATGATTTCTAAAATCCGTTCCCGTCGTGCCAAGATATCTTTTAAATCGGCAATCTGGACTTGTAAATCTTCGTGTTCTTGACGAATTTTCTCTGCTTCTAGTGCCGTCAGTCGGCGCAACTGCATTTGTAAAATTGCATCGGCTTGGGCTTCCGATAGTCCATGAGTGTCGATTAATTGCTGTTTTGCCGTAGTTGTATCGGCAGCACTGCGGATTGCAGCAATGATCTCGTCTAGGTTGAGTAAGGCAATCAGCAAACCTTGCAGGATATGATCCCGTTCTTCAGCTTTCCTTAGTTCGTATCGGGTGCGGCGGGTAATCGACTCGACGCGGAACTCTAAGAAGACGTGAAGAAACTGTTTTAAAGTCAATAGCTGGGGTTCGTTGTTGACCAACGCCAGCATATTCGCACCAAAGTTAGCTTGAAGCGGAGTTTGCTTGTAAAGGTTGTTGAGGACGACGCGGGGATAGGCATCGCGCTTGAGTTCGATGACGATTCTCATCCCATCACGATCGCTTTCATCCCGAATATCGGCAATCCCTTCAATCCGCTTGTCGTTAACGAGTTCGGCAATTTTTTCAATTAACGCTGCCTTGTTAGTTTGGTAAGGCAGTTGAGTAATAATAATTGCTTCTCGTTCCGGTCGTCCTCGCTGTTCGACTGTTTCGATCTCCGCTACGCCGCGCATCGTAATCGAACCGCGACCGGTGGTAAACGCTTCGTGAATTCCCGACGTTCCCAAGATTTTTCCACCCGTAGGGAAGTCGGGACCAGGGATGTATTGCATCAACTGGCGATCGCTAATTTCTGGATTGTGAATCAGCGCCACTACACCGTCAATTAATTCGCCCAAATTATGCGGTGGAATATTTGTCGCCATCCCCACGGCAATTCCCGAAGACCCGTTGAGCAACAGTTGGGGAATTCTCGCAGGTAAAACAATCGGTTCCTGCTGGGAACCGTCGAAGTTGTCGATAAAGTCTACAGTTTCGGCTTCAATGTCCTGCAATAAAGCATTTTCAGTTAATGCCTGCAAGCGACATTCGGTGTAACGCATTGCCGCTGGGGGATCGTTATCCACCGAGCCAAAGTTACCATGCCCTGCAATCAGGGGCGATCGCATGGAGAAATCCTGCGCCATCCGTACCAAGGCATCATACACAGCCGTATCGCCGTGGGGATGATATTTACCTAGTACCTCCCCCACAACACGGGCGCATTTACGGAACGGACGGTCTGCCGTTAATCCCAACTCATGCATGGCGTAAAGAATTCGGCGATGCACGGGTTTCAGACCATCCCTGGCATCTGGTAGCGCCCTACCTACAATTACGCTCATGGCGTATTCCAGGTAAGACCGCGACATTTCGTTCCGCAGATCGGTTGGAATGATGGTCATATCTTTGCAAAAAACTCCAAATTTGTCGATTTTCAGCAGACAATGCCCAAGATGTTGCTAAATCTTCGGTTTAGCTGCCAAAAAGCTGTAAATTATATCAAAATTTTATCATATTTTGCTAGGGATTGGTTGGTCATTGGTCATTTGTTGTTGGTTGTTGCACCCTCTGCTCCTCTGCTCCCTGCTCCCTGATAACTGACAACTAATTTAAGCCTCAAGATAGTGTGTGCCAGCAGGCGATCGCTTTTAAGCTGGGGCGTGTAGAGGTGAGAATTAGATATGAGCAGTGAAACGGCTCCAAATCAGGCAGAAAAGCAAAATCCCCCAGGAGATCCATCGCAACTCGCTCCAGAGGTACTGGACAAGATTAAACATCCACCTTCCGTACACGACCAAATGAAGCAACTCAGTCCTGAAGAACTGCGGGCAAACCAAGCCGTATCGCCGGAAATGTTAAACAGTGGCGAAGATTTGCGCGATGACATTATGCCGACGGACAGTGACCAGTGACCATCAACTATTAACCGTCAACTGTCTTCACGAAGTGTAGCGCAGCGTTTACCGTCAACCATTAACAAATGACCATTGACTAATGACAACCACAACGCGCTAATCTGATGAATCAATAAGGATTGCTAGAGATATGCTGGCTGTCATCTATTCTGACGAGTTTCTCGAACACAAAACGGGACGATTTCACCCAGAAAAACCAGAACGCATCAGCGCGATCGCATCTGCTTTACAACATACTAGCTTTGCTCACCAACTAGAATGGCGATCGCCTGTGACAGACTCCCAAAGGGCGATCGCGTGGTTGAAAAAAGTCCATTCACCCCATCACATCCAATCTGTTCGAGAACTCGCTACACAGGGTGGTGGTTATTTAGATCTCGATACTCCTGTATCTCCCCGCAGCTACGATGTGGCAATATTAGCAGTCAACGCCTGGTTGGACGGGATCGATTACACGTTGGCGACAAATAACCCTGCTTTTGTCCTCTCTCGTCCGCCTGGACACCACGCCGAAAGCGATCGCGGCATGGGATTTTGTTTATTTTCCAATGCGGCGATCGCCGCTCATTATGCCTTAGAACAGCCCAACATCAACCGCGTGGCAATTTTAGACTGGGACGTACACCACGGTAACGGGACTCAGGAGATCGTCGAGCATCACCCCCAAATTGCTTTTTGTTCCTTACATCAGTCTCCCTGCTATCCTGGCACTGGTAAAGCCGCCGAAACAGGCGCACACAACAACGTCCTCAACCTACCCCTCCCCCCAGGTAGCACGATTGCTGACTACCAACCAGTCTTTGAAACTCAAGTGATGCCATTTTTAACTCAGTTTCAACCCGATCTATTGATTGTCAGTGCTGGATACGACGCTAACGCCGCCGATCCTCTAGCAGAAATGTACCTGCAACCGCAAGATTACGGATTATTTACGGAATTTTGTCTTAAGATTACTCACCGGATTGTCTTCGGTCTAGAAGGAGGTTACGATCTCCCTGCCCTGTCTCAATCTGTGGTAGCTACAATCGAACGGTGTCTTTTTTAGTAGGGGTAAGGGATAAGGGGTAAGGGAAAGAAGAAGGGAAAAAACCAACTGTCAACACCGCCAACTACCAACTACCAATTACGCATCACCTACATCCCGAATCGGTAATAGCCTTCCCTCAGTACAATCACAGAGGTGGTATCTAAAAAGAAAATTAATTACAGTAATCTCTCGGTGGAACTCTCACCCAGACAGATGGGTAAATAGAAAAGTCAATCGCATCAACTCCTAAGTTGAGCCAAAGCAAGTAAAAATGACTACGTACATTTTTTTCGATACAGCCTTACGCATTTTTGTCAACGCTTATCTGGTTTCTGTAGTACTGCTTTTATCGGCTTCTGTCATTGGATTAGCAGTTATCGAATCAATTGAAAAAGAGCATCATCCATTCCTCAAGTCAAGGTAATCTCTTCCCAGCAGGAGTGTAATGGCTGTATAGTATTCATCTGATGCGATCGAGTTGGGATCGGCGCAGACACTTACAAAAAGGCTTCGACTCGATCGCCCCAGAATTGAGACTATTTGATACTTAAACAAACCGAACTATCCATTATGGACATTGCTTTGCTGTGTGGTTTCAGCAGTCACAGTCATTGAGGCAAATGGTTTCGGCAACAAACAGGAGTCACTCATAAAATGTACCGCATCAATTTTTGTTGCAGCTTGGACAAATAAATTTCGTAGCGACACAAATTAATCATCTATCTTAGGGTCTATTTGTCTCCTAATTTGGATATACTTAGCAAAACCATCAGCACGTTTTTGCTCGGTTTAGCTTCAGCTCTATATCCCAGGAAGTCAAATGCTCGATCGCAACCCTTTACAATTGGAAACAGAAATTGCCAGAATCGCTAGAGTCATGATGACTCGTAATTCAGAGATTGGTAGCGATATCATTAGCGATTTGAGAACAAAACTGACAAACGAAGAATTAGCTGGCTTGTTGCTTGTCGGTATTGAGCGTATCCTCTGGTTTGATGTCGATGCAGTTTTCTGGACTATAGAACAGATGATTCCTGCCGATCTCATGCAGGAAATTAGAAAAATTACCAATTTAGCGTTTTACAAGCAGTTAATTAACCAAAAATTTATTCCTGGTGTAGACTTTAGCATTGATGCCGATGGCAAACTGTTATTAAATCACAATGCAAAAGCAGCTTTAGTGAAGAGTAAGGGGTAAGGGTTAGGGAAGAAGTCAAAAGCCAAAAGCTAAAAGTCAAAATTTGCCTACACCCTCTATAACCTTTACCGACTGCCGACTTCCGGTTTCCAACTTCTGACTTCTCCAACATGTCTTTCCAAGTCACTCTCGATCGACTCATTTCTCTATTGGCTGCTAAGCCACTACATCTTTCTGACAATGCTTTAGCTTCAACTTGTACGGGAATTAACACCGATACGCGCAGCCTCAAGCCTGGAGATATATTTGTGGCTTTGCGCGGGGAAAAGTTCGACGGACATGGATTTGTCGCAACGGCAATTGAAAAAGGTGCGATCGCAGCAATTGTTGACGGACACTATCAAGGGGATTTACCTGTATTGCAGGTACGAGATTCCCTTCAGGCGTATCAACAAATTGCCTCTTGGTGGCGCAGTCAGTTTCATATTCCCGTCATTGGCGTAACTGGTTCTGTCGGGAAAACCACCACTAAGGAGTTAATTGCAGCTGTCTTGGGAACTCAGGGCAACGTCTTGAAAACTCATGCAAATTTCAACAACGAAATCGGCGTACCCAAAACATTATTGGGACTAGATGCCGAGCATGATTTTGCAGTGATTGAAATGGCAATGCGAGGAAAAGGTGAAATTGCCTTATTAACTCAAATTGCTCGTCCTACTATTGGTGTCATTACTAATGTTGGCACGGCACATATTGAACGCTTGGGTTCTGAAGAGGCGATCGCCCAGGCAAAATGCGAATTATTGGCTGAAATGCCTCAAGATAGCCTAGCAATCCTCAATTGCGACAATTCACGTTTAATTTCTACTGCTAACACCGTATGGCAGGAAAAAACTATTACCTACGGTTTAGAAGGGGGAGATGTTCGAGGGGAATTACTCGATTCTCAAACTTTAAGAGTAGCAGGATTAGAGTTGCCTTTACCCTTACCAGGACGACACAACGCCCTCAATTTCTTGGCAGCTCTGGCAGTAGCTCAAGTATTACAGATCGATTGGTCGGCGCTGAAAGCAGGTTTAACTGTCGATATGCCATCAGGGCGATCGCAACGTTATGAATTAGCCAACGACGTGGTAATCTTAGATGAAAGTTATAATGCTGCGCCAGAAGCTATGCTGGCAGCGTTACAACTATTAGCGCAGACACCAGGAAACCGACACATCGCAGTGTTGGGTGCGATGAAAGAATTGGGAGAGCGATCGCGAGAATTACATCAAAAAGTCGGGGCAATGGCATGGCAGTTGAATTTAGATTTACTGCTGGTTTTGGTAGACAGTACGGATGCAGAAGCGATCGCGCAGAGTGCGGCGGGTATACCTGTAGAGTGTTTTGCTACTCATGCAGAATTAGTCAAACGGTTGAAAGGAGGAGTGAAAGCAGGCGATCGCATTTTATTTAAAGCCGCTCATTCCGTAGGTTTGGATCGGGTGGTAGAACAATTTCGAGTGGAATATTGTCACAATACCTGATGTAGAGACGTTACATGTAACGTCTCTACAGAGGATATAACGTTTCTACAAGCAAGAAATTAAAGTTCTTCCCCTGATAAAAGCGGCTCGAATTGACAATAGGCTTCGTAATTCCGAAAATGTCGGGCATAGATTTCCGTAACGTCGCCAAAATCATCGTACAAAACTGAATTTACATCAATTATCTGCTTGCAAGTCCAAGTAATAGTGTCTTTGTCCTGATTTTGATAGCTGCATTCTTGTTGGCGGCTGTAAAGCAAAGCTTTTTCCCTAGCTTCCTCTAAAGAGTTCGCTTGAATGAGTATAAAACATTCCTCGTATAAAGTGCGATCGCTTGGCACACTTGATGATGATTCAAATAGAATCACGGCAATGTATAAAGATGCTTCTCCGCTATTGCTCTCAACTCTCATGAACATCTCGTGTCATCCTTTCCAACCAAATGATGACATAATTAGTATTAATTGATACTTTGCAATTTAGTACAGCGCGTGTTTCAAACCATAGGTTTCAGCTCTAGACAATGCAAAGATAAATCTCATCCTTCCCTGCCCTAATATTTTTTTGCGTTCTTCTTGGCGACTTTGCGGCTTTGCGCGAAACAGAACCAGATCTTTAAACCCTAACAAGTATAAATCAGTGGCTAAAAAAACAGATCGAATTATAGTTATAGATATTGAATCTACCTGCTGGGAAGACAAACCGCCAGCCGGACAAGAAAGCGAAATTATCGAAATTGGAATTTGCACGCTTGATGTAGCTTCAGGCAAAAGACTAGAAAAAGAAAGTATTTTAGTCAAACCCGAAAAATCTCAAGTCAGTGAATTTTGTACTCAACTTACCACCTTAACCCAAGCTCAAGTCGAGCAAGGTATTTCCTTAAAAGAAGCCTGCACAATTCTGAAACACAAATATCAATCGCAAGAGCGGATTTGGGCAAGCTTTGGAGATTACGACAGAAGACAATTTGAAAAACAATGTCAGTTCAAAAAGATAAATTATCCCTTTGGTTCCAGACATATCAACGTCAAAACTTTATTTGCGGTTATTCATGCTCTACCCAATGAAATCGGCATGGCAGAAGCATTAGAAAAACTCAATTTTGCCCTCGAAGGCACGCACCATCGCGGCGGGGATGATGCTTGGAATATTGCCTCGATCTTATCAGAACTGTTGTTGAAAAGTAGAGGTTAATATGGTGGGCAATACCCACCATAAGCCAATAATAAATCGTTATAGATCAGGCAAATTTAGTTTGACGATCTAATAAGACAATGAAATGGCGGCGGGGGCGATCGATGATACCTTCTTGTTCGAGCTGAGATAGCAGGCGCGTCACGGATACGCGAGTCATACCAATAAATTCTGCGATTTCTTGATGAGTCAGGCGCAAGTCAATTAACCGTCCGCGTTCCACAGGACGGGCAAACTTACGCGCTAACCACAGTAGCATTTGTAGCAGGCGATCGCGAGCGTTGGTTTGGCGAATAATACTTAGTAGTTCCTCCGCTTGTTGTACGTGCTGGCAAATTGCTGTCAACACCCGTTCTCTTTGGTACGAGGGGACGTAGCTGACTTCTACACTTGTAATGCACTCAACTTGATAAGGTTGGATATTCGACAAAGGCTGACCGACAACATCACCTGTACCCCAATACCCCAGTGTCATTACTGTTCCCTCCTCATTCCAAGTAACAGTGCGAACAGCTCCCCGCTCGATATGCAACAGCATTTCCGATTTTAGGGGAATTGAGTCATGACGCTTGAAAGTCTGCTGAGATAAATTCTCAGCTACGGTAATTGTGGGCAAGAGGGATGACATAAGCAGTTCCAAGTGTAAATTTCAAAGTTCAGGTATGGTAGACGGCATTATTGGCGATTGTAATATCTATTTTCAGAATGTAAGCAGGTGGATTTGTACCTGAGTAGAGTTCAGAAGAACGAGAATTGCCTTACAAGAGAGTATAAAGTCATTCAAAGTTTGTCGCAAGTTAATTGAGAATCTTTATCACTTGTATCGAGAAAATTGAGGAAAGTTTCTTCTCCTTTGGTTTATCTTCCCTGGCTAGTTATTTCTAGGGTAGAAATACCCAAAATATACTGAAAATATACTAAAAAAAACGTACTCCTTGTCAAATGACGAGCTGTCAAGGACGGGGACAAGTCACAAGTCACAAGTC from Chroococcidiopsis sp. SAG 2025 harbors:
- the lnt gene encoding apolipoprotein N-acyltransferase, with protein sequence MGLTVAPVGAWYLAWIALAPLWVLVAKSPDSRRAIPDSLLWGIGYHGVALFWITGIHPMTWMGVPWLSSLAIALFCWIFITLWGAALVATWSISIKTLLNWKIRTLKSLFPNAKSSKILSAFASLRDKIPINLVRLLLGVTLWCGLESLWSAGPLWWSSLSYTQSPHNLPILHLGQLSGPMAVTAAIVAVNGLFAEAWMVVFGSRESVGANGSAPVQGNRKRSLVLCLLPPTFCLLVHLLGYSLYSLPLAQTPDTAIQVGIVQGNVPNKIKLYPEGFRKAIEGYTTGYQTLADRGVDAVLTPEGALPFRWHDVQRTSFYSAVKERGVVAWLGLFGDKEGGYTNSIFTLLSNGQIFSRYDKSKLVPIGEYVPFQEILGGIISRLSPLDEHQLAGAPNQLFDTPFGRAIVGICYESAFPERFRYQAAAGGQFILSPSNDAHYSAAMPAQHHALDIMRAIETDRWAVRAVNTGYSAFVDPHGKTVWISGHNTYEVHAETIYRRQTKTLYVRWGDWLTPILMVLAFLVWMVGLVV
- the gyrA gene encoding DNA topoisomerase (ATP-hydrolyzing) subunit A, giving the protein MTIIPTDLRNEMSRSYLEYAMSVIVGRALPDARDGLKPVHRRILYAMHELGLTADRPFRKCARVVGEVLGKYHPHGDTAVYDALVRMAQDFSMRSPLIAGHGNFGSVDNDPPAAMRYTECRLQALTENALLQDIEAETVDFIDNFDGSQQEPIVLPARIPQLLLNGSSGIAVGMATNIPPHNLGELIDGVVALIHNPEISDRQLMQYIPGPDFPTGGKILGTSGIHEAFTTGRGSITMRGVAEIETVEQRGRPEREAIIITQLPYQTNKAALIEKIAELVNDKRIEGIADIRDESDRDGMRIVIELKRDAYPRVVLNNLYKQTPLQANFGANMLALVNNEPQLLTLKQFLHVFLEFRVESITRRTRYELRKAEERDHILQGLLIALLNLDEIIAAIRSAADTTTAKQQLIDTHGLSEAQADAILQMQLRRLTALEAEKIRQEHEDLQVQIADLKDILARRERILEIIETEITQIKQAHATPRRTEIEPAEGEFDAIDLIANEKAVILLTEQGYIKRMPLDTFEAQSRATRGKSGTRMKEDDGVDHFLTCCDHDSVLFFSDRGVVYSLKAYQIPVGSRTSRGVPIVQMLPIPKEERITSIVPVSEFSSDEYLVMLTKGGYIKKTELAAFTNIRANGLIAISLEEGDQLRWVRRARVEDSIIIGSRFGMAIHFRTSHEQLRPLGRATRGVKAMKLREGDELIGMDIIASAVLAASQMEEADPAEAEVEETEIVETETEENGEIANAGEGPWVLIVTMAGYGKRVPVSQFKLYNRATKGKIATKFKQNRKFKDKLAALMVVNAGDELMLITTRGIIIRQSTDAIPRQSRSATGVRVQRLDEDDAIAAVALVPSDVSDEAAAC
- a CDS encoding histone deacetylase is translated as MLAVIYSDEFLEHKTGRFHPEKPERISAIASALQHTSFAHQLEWRSPVTDSQRAIAWLKKVHSPHHIQSVRELATQGGGYLDLDTPVSPRSYDVAILAVNAWLDGIDYTLATNNPAFVLSRPPGHHAESDRGMGFCLFSNAAIAAHYALEQPNINRVAILDWDVHHGNGTQEIVEHHPQIAFCSLHQSPCYPGTGKAAETGAHNNVLNLPLPPGSTIADYQPVFETQVMPFLTQFQPDLLIVSAGYDANAADPLAEMYLQPQDYGLFTEFCLKITHRIVFGLEGGYDLPALSQSVVATIERCLF
- a CDS encoding UDP-N-acetylmuramoyl-tripeptide--D-alanyl-D-alanine ligase, coding for MSFQVTLDRLISLLAAKPLHLSDNALASTCTGINTDTRSLKPGDIFVALRGEKFDGHGFVATAIEKGAIAAIVDGHYQGDLPVLQVRDSLQAYQQIASWWRSQFHIPVIGVTGSVGKTTTKELIAAVLGTQGNVLKTHANFNNEIGVPKTLLGLDAEHDFAVIEMAMRGKGEIALLTQIARPTIGVITNVGTAHIERLGSEEAIAQAKCELLAEMPQDSLAILNCDNSRLISTANTVWQEKTITYGLEGGDVRGELLDSQTLRVAGLELPLPLPGRHNALNFLAALAVAQVLQIDWSALKAGLTVDMPSGRSQRYELANDVVILDESYNAAPEAMLAALQLLAQTPGNRHIAVLGAMKELGERSRELHQKVGAMAWQLNLDLLLVLVDSTDAEAIAQSAAGIPVECFATHAELVKRLKGGVKAGDRILFKAAHSVGLDRVVEQFRVEYCHNT
- a CDS encoding DUF4288 domain-containing protein, encoding MRVESNSGEASLYIAVILFESSSSVPSDRTLYEECFILIQANSLEEAREKALLYSRQQECSYQNQDKDTITWTCKQIIDVNSVLYDDFGDVTEIYARHFRNYEAYCQFEPLLSGEEL
- a CDS encoding 3'-5' exonuclease translates to MAKKTDRIIVIDIESTCWEDKPPAGQESEIIEIGICTLDVASGKRLEKESILVKPEKSQVSEFCTQLTTLTQAQVEQGISLKEACTILKHKYQSQERIWASFGDYDRRQFEKQCQFKKINYPFGSRHINVKTLFAVIHALPNEIGMAEALEKLNFALEGTHHRGGDDAWNIASILSELLLKSRG
- a CDS encoding Crp/Fnr family transcriptional regulator, translating into MSSLLPTITVAENLSQQTFKRHDSIPLKSEMLLHIERGAVRTVTWNEEGTVMTLGYWGTGDVVGQPLSNIQPYQVECITSVEVSYVPSYQRERVLTAICQHVQQAEELLSIIRQTNARDRLLQMLLWLARKFARPVERGRLIDLRLTHQEIAEFIGMTRVSVTRLLSQLEQEGIIDRPRRHFIVLLDRQTKFA